A region from the Salvia splendens isolate huo1 chromosome 15, SspV2, whole genome shotgun sequence genome encodes:
- the LOC121766821 gene encoding uncharacterized protein LOC121766821 — protein MNLNIESGAEERGMQLQELEELRLDAYDLAMWYKEKTRMWHDKNLRKKELKVGQRVLLFQSRLKLMPGKLRSRWIGPYTIVAIRANGAVELQGSDPDSPSFMVNGHKVKPYRNGMEASVVDDIALLMPNSR, from the coding sequence ATGAACCTGAATATCGAGTCGGGTGCTGAAGAAAGGGGaatgcaactgcaagagcttgAAGAGCTCCGCCTTGATGCCTACGATTTGgccatgtggtataaagagAAGACAAggatgtggcatgacaagaaccttcgcaagaaggaactcaaggtggGCCAGAGAGTGCTTCTTTTCCAGTCAAGACTCAAGTTGATGCCCGGGAAGTTGCGGTCAAGGTGGATCGGCCCTTATACCATCGTCGCCATCAGAGCAAATGGAGCAGTCGAACTCCAGGGGAGCGATCCTGACTCGCCTTCCTTTATGGTGAATGGACATAAGGTGAAGCCATACAGAAATGGAATGGAGGCATCTGTGGTGGACGACATTGCACTACTCATGCCTAACTCTCGCTAG
- the LOC121766823 gene encoding uncharacterized protein LOC121766823: MGADQVIRCCIPDWEQEDVLVHCHTLACGGHFGPKKAARKVLDSGFYWPSIHRDAYEFCKRCPRCQLTGGISAIDEMPQTLSWDPFHLLKAIISYQGTHFVNRTIAALMRKYGVHHRLSTPYHPRSNGQAEVSNREIKAILEKRLTLQERIGAVVWRMRSGIT; encoded by the exons ATGGGGGCGGATCAAGTCATCCGATGCTGTATACCAGATTGGGAGCAAGAAGACGTGTTGGTCCACTGCCACACACTAGCCTGTGGTGGTCACTTCGGGCCAAAGAAGGCAGCAAGGAAAGTACTTGACAGCGGTTTCTACTGGCCCTCCATCCATAGAGACGCTTATGAGTTCTGCAAGAGGTGCCCAAGATGCCAGCTTACTGGAGGAATCTCTGCAATAGATGAGATGCCGCAGACCCTTTCATGGGACCCTTTCCATCTTCTGAAG GCCATTATCTCTTATCAGGGAACTCATTTCGTCAACAGAACCATCGCAGCCTTAATGAGAaagtatggagtccaccaccgcCTATCCACACCTTACCACCCGCGGTCCAATGGCCAAGCTGAAGTATCAAACAGAGAGATCAAGGCGATCTTAGAAAAACGGTTAACCCTACAAGAAAGGATTGGAGCCGTCGTCTGGAGGATGCGCTCTGGGATTACATGA